A single window of Haliotis asinina isolate JCU_RB_2024 chromosome 5, JCU_Hal_asi_v2, whole genome shotgun sequence DNA harbors:
- the LOC137284641 gene encoding uncharacterized protein, translated as MNLCTEGRLKQRKPLSPILEAENEAACFLSSPRSKKQNNDVLDQYMVLKAQVGDMEESLLDYLLQENENLRQVNERQSRELRHEHELRLKAEKERAEFRVEYLNFKLSLTMEHAELQELKQTLVELTSRWEMEKQAEIEQKKKLEEELKQLKSIHQHAALQQQVRPLTCQTPVKSQARLPVVAPPTLSKKAHRPYTGKAQSRVPCKIQPAQNNRSALSACGDSMKKTTNESKAKVKTGKELRTKDITSDQNLLKQSHRHSRRARQMH; from the exons ATGAATTTGTGCACGGAAGGTCGTTTGAAGCAACGAAAACCTCTCTCTCCCATTCTCGAAGCGGAAAACGAGGCGGCGTGTTTCCTATCTAGCCCAAgatcaaagaaacaaaacaacgaTGTTCTCG ACCAATACATGGTGTTAAAAGCTCAAGTCGGAGATATGGAAGAGAG CCTCCTTGACTATCTTCTCCAAGAAAACGAGAACCTGCGCCAAGTGAATGAGCGGCAGAGCCGCGAGCTTCGCCATGAACACGAACTGAGACTTAAAGCTGAAAAAGAGAGGGCCGAGTTCAGAGTAGAATATCTAAATTTCAAGCTCAGTTTGACCATGGAGCATGCCGAACTGCAGGAACTGAAGCAGACGCTGGTGGAGCTCACCAGTCGCTGGGAGATGGAGAAACAGGCGGAGATTGAGCAGAAAAAGAAACTGGAGGAAGAGCTGAAGCAGCTGAAGTCTATTCATCAACATGCAGCCCTCCAGCAGCAGGTTCGGCCTCTAACCTGCCAAACTCCAGTCAAGTCACAGGCCCGTCTCCCAGTCGTAGCTCCTCCAACCCTCTCGAAGAAAGCACATAGACCATACACTGGGAAGGCCCAAAGCAGAGTCCCTTGCAAGATCCAGCCTGCACAGAACAACAGGAGCGCCCTCTCTGCTTGTGGGGATAGTATGAAGAAGACCACAAATGAGAGCAAGGCCAAAGTCAAGACTGGGAAAGAACTCAGAACGAAGGACATTACGAGTGATCAAAATCTTCTCAAACAGTCACACAGACACTCACGAAGAGCTCGCCAGATGCATTAA
- the LOC137283641 gene encoding uncharacterized protein → MARLPGICLLVLVIVAEGMSQNDVTLPGDVLIGGLFSIQTNDDGRCTGINGVSVQVHEAVRWTLQQLNRQNFIPGVTLGLMAYKTCGDPALAVKRTLGMMRKSEENTTASLFGVLGPESTSETQPVSRLLSSLPVDDRLLQVSYSATAASLTDKSVYKNLYRVIAADNVQVEVMLQLIQQLKWNYVAIGYENDSYSIEGATALKEESERREICIPLFQMITTTISIASLREKLDIKSSPVSGMVFFGRGPTVTRVLEYFDEHLYMDQFQLIVSEAVALEPSYLKSGQNDVFDRAKGLLVPTPVYEPILEFSSHWNSLFENVTTFREEAQKNRWLSLYFQSLTGCDLLPGTDISKCWRDSPKSYKITQQPLFIPYAVLATGVLAQGLKNVISRTCGAGKTICSAMRDVSQKTLFTEIETLRLEPSDLMVSLFPGTGNISFVKGEMKLQAEKSLYEIYNYKRNDTKFTFHKVGFYNGSLQLTGKIQSFDKSGNKGGPVHGNCQKGHICSECLKEPSEEIIHIKGDHYVVALVPIHNKQSNSGGSQSVFRCGPLRPSTGVDIAEALVFAVKDVNSKTGEFASVTGNTSIGLVVLDTCNNPLIIRDKIVKLHKGELHLGGGVYSSAISDKVIGYIGPLASSISIPLASTMEQLDQLFIAYASTSSMLKDRKTYPTFMRTSSSLDDQVQPMMEVAKNVGARYIQVLYTDEAYGQSGRESVLEGSKKAGVCVAQSVPVKEDFDPKEYVGIVYKLRQFRAAKMVIVFSRSHTTPALMKALSEEIEPGEFIFFGSGEGWARRTNVIEGNYNLKGSFTMAQELPVDPNFEQYFRNIHSSSDENPWLRPFLEKRANCYFPDSFLKKDKQECTSSLLSSHHQIDTWVPFATTALHALVLGFRSSLQNVCRGAATKCREYSTTELIRYTKDVELDVFRDGKQHRVFDKDGNGASGFVIYQIVGAIGSSDLEYKEVGRAIGDSLAFNMDILEPKVTYSTECPSQYECDRCVYEQGETTVSAIPDDFIAAVAVEAAIILLLTVAVIILAIKYRKRRSDENYHKDSEHVYDEPVSNNSQPVIYLRPIDDPKRQDDTR, encoded by the exons GTCTAATGGCGTACAAGACGTGCGGAGATCCAGCTCTTGCTGTCAAGAGGACCCTGGGGATGATGAGAAAATCTGAGGAAAATACCACAGCTTCTCTATTTG GTGTTCTTGGCCCAGAAAGCACATCAGAAACTCAACCAGTGTCACGTCTGCTCAGTTCACTTCCGGTGGATGATCGTCTGCTACAGGTCAGCTACTCCGCCACAGCCGCCAGTCTCACAGATAAATCTGTCTACAAAAACCTGTACCGTGTCATAGCAgcagacaatgtacaagtggAG GTTATGCTGCagctcattcaacagctgaaatGGAATTACGTTGCCATCGGCTACGAGAATGATTCCTACAGCATTGAAGGCGCAACAGCATTGAAAGAGGAATCTGAACGTCGAGAAATCTGCATTCCGCTGTTTCAAATGATCACCACTACAATCAGTATTGCTTCACTGCGGGAAAAGCTGGACATTAAGTCAAGTCCAGTTTCAGGAATGGTGTTCTTCGGGAGAGGACCAACCGTGACTCGAGTATTAGAGTACTTTGATGAACATCTATATATGGATCAGTTTCAGTTGATTGTTTCTGAGGCCGTTGCGCTGGAACCATCCTATCTAAAGAGTGGACAGAACGATGTGTTTGATAGAGCAAAAGGACTTCTTGTACCTACGCCTGTGTATGAACCAATACTGGAATTCTCTTCTCACTGGAACTCCttgtttgaaaatgtcacaACATTCCGCGAAGAAGCACAGAAAAACCGTTGGTTGTCTCTTTACTTCCAGTCATTGACTGGTTGTGATCTACTTCCAGGAACAGACATTTCCAAGTGCTGGAGAGACTCGCCCAAGAGCTATAAAATCACACAACAGCCTCTGTTTAttccctatgcagttctggccaCTGGGGTGTTGGCACAGGGGTTAAAGAACGTCATTAGTCGGACATGCGGTGCAGGGAAAACCATATGCAGTGCCATGAGAGACGTATCACAGAAAACCTTATTTACAGAAATCGAAACCCTGAGATTGGAGCCCTCAGATCTGATGGTTAGTTTATTCCCGGGGACAGGAAACATTTCCTTCGTCAAAGGCGAGATGAAATTGCAGGCAGAAAAGAGCTTGTACGAAATATATAACTACAAGAGGAATGATACAAAATTTACCTTCCATAAG GTTGGCTTTTATAATGGTTCACTACAGTTGACAGGGAAAATCCAGTCCTTCGACAAATCTGGCAACAAAGGTGGCCCAGTTCATGGTAATTGTCAAAAGGGTCACATTTGTTCAGAATGCCTTAAAGAACCTTCAGAGGAGATCATACACATCAAAGGGGACCATTATGTCGTTGCTCTTGTTCCTATtcacaacaaacaaagcaaCAGTGGAGGCTCCCAAAGTGTCTTTCGGTGTGGTCCCCTACGGCCATCTACAGGCGTAGACATTGCAGAGGCATTGGTTTTTGCTGTAAAAGATGTGAACAGCAAAACAGGAGAATTTGCATCAGTTACTGGCAACACTTCCATAGGACTGGTTGTGTTGGACACTTGCAATAATCCTTTGATAATTCGTGATAAAATCGTAAAATTGCATAAAGGGGAACTTCATCTTGGGGGAGGGGTCTATAGTTCAGCAATTAGTGACAAGGTAATTGGCTACATAGGGCCACTAGCAAGTTCCATCAGCATTCCACTGGCATCGACAATGGAACAACTGGACCAATTATTCATAGCCTATGCCTCCACTAGCTCCATGTTAAAAGACAGGAAGACATACCCTACTTTCATGAGAACATCATCTTCACTTGATGACCAAGTGCAACCAATGATGGAAGTCGCCAAGAATGTCGGGGCTAGATACATCCAAGTTTTGTACACGGATGAGGCATATGGTCAGTCTGGTCGGGAATCTGTCCTGGAAGGATCCAAGAAGGCAGGAGTTTGTGTTGCCCAAAGTGTACCAGTGAAAGAAGATTTTGACCCCAAAGAATATGTGGGCATCgtatataaactgaggcagttTAGGGCAGCCAAAATGGTGATTGTATTTTCTCGATCACACACTACACCAGCTCTTATGAAAGCTCTCAGTGAAGAAATTGAACCTGGAGAGTTTATTTTCTTTGGATCTGGAGAGGGCTGGGCAAGACGGACTAATGTCATTGAAGGCAACTACAACCTCAAAGGAAGCTTCACCATGGCTCAGGAACTTCCAGTTGACCCAAATTTTGAGCAGTATTTTCGCAACATCCACAGCTCTTCTGATGAAAACCCATGGCTCAGACCGTTTTTGGAGAAGAGAGCCAACTGTTACTTTCCAGACAGTTTTCTTAAAAAGGACAAACAGGAATGTACTTCCTCACTACTCTCGAGTCACCATCAGATTGACACGTGGGTTCCATTCGCTACAACTGCCCTGCATGCCTTGGTGCTAGGTTTCAGGAGCAGTCTCCAGAATGTCTGTCGGGGGGCTGCCACAAAGTGTCGAGAATACTCAACCACTGAGCTGATCCGCTACACCAAAGATGTGGAGCTGGACGTCTTCAGGGATGGCAAGCAACATCGTGTATTTGATAAGGATGGGAATGGTGCAAGTGGCTTTGTTATCTATCAGATAGTAGGAGCCATCGGATCCTCTGACCTGGAATACAAAGAA GTGGGCAGAGCCATTGGCGACTCTCTAGCTTTCAATATGGATATTCTGGAGCCTAAAGTGACGTACAGCACCGAGTGTCCCAGTCAATATGAGTGCGACAGATGTGTGTATGAACAGGGGGAAACCAC TGTCAGCGCCATCCCCGACGACTTCATAGCTGCAGTTGCTGTGGAGGCAGCCATCATCCTTCTTCTTACCGTCGCTGTCATCATCCTGGCTATCAAATATAGAAAACGTCGAAGTGACGAAA ATTACCATAAGGACAGTGAGCATGTGTATGACGAACCAGTCTCAAATAACAGCCAACCTG TGATATATCTCCGTCCGATCGATGATCCAAAGCGGCAGGATGACACCCGATAG